A genomic stretch from Enterobacter oligotrophicus includes:
- a CDS encoding 6-phospho-alpha-glucosidase, translating to MFTPPFILSIAGGGSTYTPGIVKSLMVRLQDFPLAEIRLYDIDEARQNTIAPVVERVIRDHSQSIKFTVTSDPEVAFSGAHFVFAQMRVGQYKMREQDEKIPLRHGVVGQETCGPGGLAYGLRTILPMVELIDRVDRYAHEKAWIVNYSNPAAIVAEGVRRLRPNARVLNICDMPVAAMRNMGAILGVDRHKLEVDYFGLNHFGWFTRVLVDGEDKLPELRRHIAKFGLLTEDAAKTDPQHSDPSWVKTWRNIKPVMDNFPEYLPNPYLQYYLMPNQIVEHQNPDYTRANEVMNGREKKLFAAAEEYKRTGILPDAFHVGVHGEFIVDVARSLAFNLRSRHLVMVENRGAITNLPYDAVVEVPAYITSEGPEPIRVGQVPLFHQTLLQQQLASEQLLVEATIEGSYEKALQAFTLNRTVPTMEHAKAILDEMIEANREYWPALQKAWQNGEAVKK from the coding sequence ATGTTTACACCCCCGTTTATTCTCTCTATTGCCGGCGGCGGCAGCACCTACACGCCAGGTATTGTGAAAAGCCTGATGGTGCGTCTGCAGGATTTTCCGCTCGCTGAAATTCGCCTGTATGATATTGACGAAGCGCGCCAGAACACCATTGCGCCGGTGGTTGAGAGAGTCATTCGCGACCACAGCCAGAGCATTAAATTCACCGTGACAAGCGACCCGGAGGTGGCCTTCAGCGGCGCGCACTTTGTTTTCGCGCAAATGCGCGTCGGCCAGTACAAAATGCGTGAGCAGGATGAGAAGATCCCGCTGCGTCACGGCGTGGTCGGCCAGGAAACCTGCGGACCCGGCGGGCTGGCGTATGGTCTGCGGACGATCCTGCCGATGGTGGAACTTATCGATCGGGTGGATCGCTACGCGCATGAAAAAGCCTGGATCGTTAACTACTCTAACCCGGCGGCGATCGTCGCGGAAGGCGTGCGCCGCCTGCGCCCGAATGCCCGTGTGCTAAACATCTGCGATATGCCGGTGGCCGCGATGCGCAATATGGGGGCGATTCTGGGCGTGGATCGCCACAAGCTGGAGGTGGACTATTTTGGTCTGAACCACTTCGGCTGGTTTACCCGTGTGCTGGTGGACGGCGAAGATAAACTGCCGGAACTGCGCCGCCATATCGCGAAGTTTGGTCTGCTAACGGAAGATGCGGCGAAAACTGACCCGCAGCACTCCGATCCATCGTGGGTGAAAACCTGGCGCAACATAAAGCCCGTCATGGACAACTTCCCGGAATATCTGCCGAACCCGTATCTGCAGTATTACCTGATGCCAAACCAGATTGTGGAGCACCAGAACCCGGACTATACCCGTGCCAACGAAGTGATGAACGGGCGTGAGAAAAAACTGTTTGCTGCAGCCGAAGAGTACAAGCGTACCGGGATTTTGCCGGATGCCTTCCACGTGGGTGTACACGGTGAGTTTATTGTCGATGTCGCCCGTTCGCTGGCCTTTAACCTGCGGAGCCGCCATCTGGTGATGGTGGAAAACCGCGGCGCAATTACCAACCTGCCATACGATGCGGTGGTGGAAGTGCCAGCCTATATCACTTCCGAAGGGCCGGAACCCATCCGCGTGGGCCAGGTGCCGCTGTTCCATCAGACACTGCTGCAACAGCAGCTCGCTTCCGAACAACTGCTGGTAGAGGCGACCATCGAAGGCAGCTATGAGAAAGCGTTGCAGGCATTCACCCTGAACCGTACCGTGCCGACCATGGAGCACGCAAAAGCGATTCTGGATGAGATGATCGAGGCCAACCGGGAATACTGGCCTGCGCTGCAAAAAGCCTGGCAAAACGGCGAAGCGGTGAAAAAATAA
- a CDS encoding MurR/RpiR family transcriptional regulator has protein sequence MDNRLTTLLTRGTSLTRAEYRVLAHLTEHPLLVGNITVRELAQVTFVSTATIMRLCQKLGFSGFSEFIWHCKQLLSDTPHIAVQGQSLPELPALFSQFIANYQQTFQWVTQDKRQQFADLLRQKESFFLYGAGFSYLFAEYLTKKLQVLGKTAFISGPGDSRNIFLSNAARYQVFIAVSRSGETEQVLDKARIAKNVGMKVVAFTRASANTLAGMADLHFALYDEAVHYAAEAAGVTSFESNLVLLMDLLLLEATG, from the coding sequence ATGGATAACCGCCTGACAACGTTGCTAACGCGCGGGACGTCACTGACCCGCGCAGAGTATCGTGTGCTCGCCCACCTCACGGAGCATCCGCTACTGGTGGGCAACATCACGGTGCGCGAACTGGCGCAGGTGACATTTGTCTCGACCGCCACCATCATGCGCTTATGTCAGAAACTGGGTTTTAGCGGCTTTAGCGAGTTTATCTGGCACTGCAAGCAGTTACTTTCAGACACGCCACACATTGCCGTCCAGGGGCAATCCCTCCCGGAACTGCCCGCGCTGTTCAGCCAGTTTATCGCCAATTATCAGCAAACTTTTCAGTGGGTGACACAAGACAAGCGTCAGCAGTTTGCCGATCTGCTCCGCCAGAAAGAGAGTTTCTTTCTCTACGGTGCGGGGTTTTCTTATCTCTTCGCCGAGTACCTGACCAAGAAATTGCAGGTGCTGGGCAAAACGGCATTTATCTCCGGGCCAGGTGACAGCCGGAACATTTTCCTCAGTAACGCCGCACGCTATCAGGTATTTATTGCCGTCTCCCGCAGCGGTGAAACGGAGCAGGTGCTCGATAAAGCGCGGATCGCCAAAAATGTCGGCATGAAGGTCGTCGCTTTTACCCGCGCCTCTGCGAATACGCTGGCGGGGATGGCGGATCTGCATTTCGCGTTGTATGACGAAGCGGTGCACTACGCCGCCGAAGCGGCAGGCGTAACGTCGTTTGAGTCGAACCTGGTACTTTTAATGGATTTACTGCTGCTGGAAGCAACGGGGTGA
- the sseB gene encoding enhanced serine sensitivity protein SseB — protein MSETKNELETLLEQAATEPAHRPAFFRTLLESTVWVPGTAAEGEQVVEDSALDLLHWEKDDGTSVIPFFTSLEALQQAVEDEQAFVVMPVRTLFEMTLGETLFLNAKLPTGKEFTPREISHLVGEEGNPLSTQEVLEGGETLLLSEVAEPPAQMIDSLTTLFKTIKPVKRAFLCSIKESADEQPVLLIGIEADGDIDEIIQATGSVATDTLPGDEPIDICEVKKGEKGISHFITEHITPFYERRWGGFLRDLKTNRII, from the coding sequence ATGTCTGAAACCAAAAACGAATTAGAAACCCTGCTGGAGCAGGCGGCGACTGAGCCCGCCCACCGTCCGGCGTTTTTCCGCACGCTGCTGGAATCCACCGTCTGGGTGCCGGGAACCGCTGCGGAAGGCGAACAGGTTGTGGAAGACAGCGCGCTGGATCTGCTGCACTGGGAGAAAGACGATGGCACCTCGGTGATCCCGTTCTTTACCTCTCTGGAAGCATTGCAGCAAGCAGTTGAAGATGAGCAGGCGTTTGTGGTGATGCCGGTGCGTACCCTGTTTGAAATGACGCTGGGCGAAACGCTGTTCCTCAATGCCAAACTGCCGACCGGAAAAGAGTTCACCCCGCGTGAAATCAGCCATCTGGTTGGCGAAGAGGGTAACCCGCTCAGCACGCAGGAAGTGCTGGAAGGGGGCGAAACGCTGCTGCTGTCTGAAGTGGCCGAACCGCCTGCGCAGATGATTGACTCGTTGACCACGCTGTTCAAAACCATCAAGCCGGTGAAACGCGCGTTCCTCTGCTCCATCAAAGAGAGCGCCGACGAGCAGCCAGTGCTGCTGATTGGTATTGAGGCTGACGGTGATATTGACGAGATCATTCAGGCAACGGGAAGCGTAGCTACCGACACGCTGCCGGGCGATGAACCGATTGATATTTGTGAGGTGAAAAAAGGCGAGAAAGGCATCAGCCACTTTATTACCGAGCACATCACGCCATTTTATGAGCGTCGCTGGGGCGGGTTCCTGCGCGATCTCAAGACCAACCGCATCATCTGA
- the sseA gene encoding 3-mercaptopyruvate sulfurtransferase — MSTSYFVAADWLIEHGDDPEVQIIDARMAPPGQEHRDIPAEYRAGHLPGAVFFDIEALSDHTSPLPHMLPRPEAFSVAMRELGVNRDKHLVIYDEGNLFSAPRAWWMLKNFGVEKVSILAGGLAGWKRDELPLQQGDVTLPEGEFDATFDANVVKRLTDVLVVSHEKTAQIVDARPAPRFNAEADEPRPGLKRGHIPGALNVPWGDLVFEGELKTTDELRAIFVRQGVDLHRPIIASCGSGVTACVVILALATLGANDVSLYDGAWSEWGARDDLPVEPAK, encoded by the coding sequence ATGTCCACTTCATATTTTGTCGCCGCCGACTGGCTGATTGAGCACGGTGACGACCCGGAAGTCCAGATTATTGACGCGCGAATGGCTCCGCCGGGGCAGGAGCATCGCGACATTCCCGCCGAATACCGTGCAGGGCATCTGCCCGGCGCGGTATTTTTTGATATCGAAGCCCTTTCCGATCACACCTCTCCCCTGCCGCACATGCTGCCACGCCCGGAAGCCTTCTCCGTGGCGATGCGTGAACTTGGCGTGAATCGCGACAAACATCTGGTTATCTACGACGAAGGTAACCTCTTTTCCGCACCGCGCGCGTGGTGGATGCTGAAAAACTTCGGCGTCGAAAAAGTCTCGATTCTGGCGGGCGGTCTCGCAGGCTGGAAGCGCGATGAACTGCCGCTCCAGCAGGGTGACGTGACGCTACCAGAAGGGGAGTTCGATGCGACATTTGACGCGAACGTGGTAAAACGCCTGACTGACGTACTGGTGGTCAGCCATGAAAAAACGGCGCAAATCGTCGATGCCCGCCCTGCCCCACGTTTTAATGCTGAAGCGGATGAACCACGTCCGGGGCTGAAGCGCGGCCACATTCCGGGCGCACTGAACGTGCCGTGGGGCGATCTGGTGTTTGAAGGCGAACTGAAAACCACCGACGAACTGCGCGCTATATTTGTCCGTCAGGGCGTTGATTTGCATCGTCCGATTATTGCCAGCTGCGGCTCCGGCGTGACGGCGTGCGTGGTCATTCTGGCTCTCGCAACGCTGGGAGCAAACGATGTGTCGCTGTATGACGGCGCATGGAGTGAATGGGGTGCGCGCGACGACCTGCCGGTTGAACCCGCAAAATAA
- a CDS encoding PTS transporter subunit EIIC: protein MKRAVNALQNFGKSLYGPVLILPIVGLFIAFGNVLGNGNLAEYLPFLGHPLIQHIGQLIAKSAVSVLVNLALVFAVGIPIGLAARDKGYAALIGLVTFVVFINAMNVTLQLQGALAPADQMKAAGQSMVLGVQVLEMGVFAGILTGALSGYLYNKYSGVQFNGAMAIYSGHCFVAIVMLPVSMLLGVLMSELWPFAQHGISAMALAIKGSGPFGVAIYGFLERILVPTGLHHLVYTPFLYTELGGTQEVCGATYQGARNIYFAEMACPEVKQLSSTVVWDARGISKMFGLPAAALAMYMTAKPERKAIAKAILIPAALTSLLVGVTEPIEFSFLFVAPLLFVVHAVLTGIGMMLFSLLGVHAIGANGIIDFILYNLPLGTEKSNWPMYIVVGLIMFALYFVVFRFLILHFNMKTPGREDEDQETRLYSKQEYQAKGNNDGLGESIVVGLGGRENIEVVDNCYTRLRVTVKDIAIIDEPRLRATGAKGIIKQGNNVQVVYGLHVKKMREAVETFL from the coding sequence ATGAAACGAGCCGTGAACGCCTTACAAAATTTCGGAAAATCACTTTACGGTCCTGTACTTATCTTACCCATTGTCGGTCTGTTTATCGCCTTTGGTAATGTGCTGGGTAACGGCAACCTGGCTGAATATCTGCCGTTTTTGGGGCATCCGCTGATTCAGCATATTGGCCAGCTGATCGCCAAATCTGCCGTGTCGGTGCTGGTTAACCTTGCGCTGGTGTTTGCCGTTGGCATTCCTATTGGCCTGGCCGCACGCGATAAAGGCTACGCGGCGTTGATTGGCCTGGTCACTTTTGTGGTGTTTATCAATGCCATGAACGTCACGCTGCAGTTACAGGGTGCACTGGCACCCGCAGATCAGATGAAAGCCGCCGGGCAAAGTATGGTGTTGGGCGTTCAGGTGCTGGAGATGGGTGTCTTTGCTGGCATTTTGACCGGAGCGCTTTCTGGATACCTGTATAACAAATACTCCGGCGTACAGTTTAACGGCGCAATGGCGATTTACTCCGGCCACTGCTTTGTCGCCATCGTGATGCTGCCCGTCTCCATGCTGCTCGGCGTGCTGATGAGCGAACTTTGGCCATTTGCCCAGCACGGTATTAGCGCGATGGCGCTCGCCATCAAAGGCTCTGGCCCGTTCGGCGTAGCCATCTACGGTTTCCTTGAACGTATTCTGGTGCCGACCGGCCTGCACCATCTGGTCTATACACCGTTCCTCTATACCGAACTGGGCGGCACGCAGGAGGTGTGCGGCGCAACCTATCAGGGCGCACGCAATATCTACTTCGCCGAGATGGCCTGCCCGGAGGTGAAGCAGCTCAGCAGCACCGTAGTGTGGGATGCACGCGGCATCAGCAAAATGTTTGGCCTGCCCGCCGCCGCACTGGCAATGTACATGACCGCAAAGCCGGAGCGTAAAGCTATTGCGAAAGCGATTCTGATCCCGGCGGCGCTCACCTCCCTGCTGGTGGGCGTGACCGAGCCGATTGAGTTCTCCTTCCTGTTCGTTGCGCCGTTGCTGTTCGTGGTGCATGCGGTGCTGACCGGCATCGGCATGATGCTCTTTTCTCTGCTCGGCGTTCACGCTATCGGCGCGAACGGGATTATTGATTTCATTCTTTACAACCTGCCGCTCGGCACGGAGAAGTCCAACTGGCCGATGTACATCGTGGTCGGGCTGATCATGTTCGCCCTCTACTTCGTGGTGTTCCGCTTCCTGATCCTGCACTTCAACATGAAAACGCCAGGACGTGAGGATGAAGATCAGGAGACGCGCCTCTACAGCAAGCAGGAGTACCAGGCGAAAGGCAATAACGACGGGCTGGGCGAGTCCATCGTGGTGGGTCTGGGCGGCCGGGAAAATATTGAAGTGGTGGATAACTGCTACACCCGCTTACGCGTCACGGTGAAGGACATCGCCATCATCGACGAGCCACGCCTCAGGGCGACCGGCGCGAAGGGGATTATCAAACAAGGTAACAACGTTCAGGTGGTCTACGGGCTGCATGTCAAAAAAATGCGAGAAGCCGTTGAGACGTTTCTCTGA
- a CDS encoding alpha-2-macroglobulin family protein encodes MKPFRLAAIALALLTTFTLVGCDNSDEKPQAAAPAASTATTPKAPEKPDAEKLAKLAAQSQGKELTLLDASEVQLDGAATLVLTFSVPLNPDQDFAKTVHVVDKKSGKVDGAWELAPNLKELRLRHLEPNRNLVVTVERNLQALNKATFGIDYEKALTTRDVEPTVGFASRGSLLPGKVVEGLPVMALNVNNVDVNFYRVKPESLASFVSQWEYRNSLTNWESDNLLKMAELVYTGRFDLNPARNTREKLLLPLRDIKPLQQSGVYIAVMNQAGHYNYSNAATLFTLSDIGLSAHRYHNRLDIFTQSLENGAAQSGVTVTLLNDKGQTLAEANSDADGHAKLETDKEAALVLASKDGQTTLLDLKLPALDLAEFDIAGAPGYSKQFFMFGPRDLYRPGETVILNGLLRDSDGKPLPAQPIKLDVLRPDGQVARTTVIQPENGLYRFNYPLDSGAQTGMWHIRANTGDNLQRLWDFHVEDFMPERMALNLTGQKAPVSPQDDVDFNVVGYYLYGAPANGNTLQGQLFLRPLREAVAALPGFQFGDIAEENLSRSLDEVQLTLDDQGRGQVTTESQWKEVHSPLQLILQASLLESGGRPVTRRAEQAIWPATTLPGIRPQFASKAVYDYRTDTTINQPIVDENGNASFDIVYADASGSKKAVSGLQVRLIRERRDYYWNWSESDGWQSQFDQKDLVEGEQELTLKADETGKVTFPVEWGSYRLEVKAPDEMVSSVRFWAGYSWQDNSDGTGAARPDRVTLKLDKPSYQPGDTLKLHIAAPAAGKGYAMIESSEGPLWWKEIDVPANGLDLDIPVDKTWKRHDLYLSTLVVRPGDKSKSATPKRAVGLLHLPMGDENRRLNIALENPQKIRPNQTLSVKVKASVKEGAVPQKVNVLVSAVDSGVLNITDYVTPDPWQAFFGQKRYGADIYDIYGQVIEGQGRMAALRFGGDGDELKRGGKPLVNHVTIIAQQAQPVALDANGEGTITLPIGDFNGELRLMAQAWTEDDFGSSESKVIVAAPVITELNTPRFLASGDTSRLTLDLTNLTDQPQTLNIALTASGKLALEGAQPQPVQLPPGARSTMFIPVRALDGYGDGELTAQVTGLQLPGETFTPQQKSWKIGVRPAFPAQTVNTGAMLNPGESWIAPAQHINGFSSATLQGQLLLSGKPPLNLARYIRELQAYPYGCLEQTTSGLFPSLYTNAAQLAALGIKGDTDDKRRAAIDLGISRLLQMQRDDGGFALWDKNGPEEYWLTAYVTDFLVRAGEQGYSVPTDAVNNANNRLLRYLQDPGMMSIRYSDDTQASKFAVQAYAALVLARQQKAPLGALREIWERHAQAASGLPLMQLGMALKLMGDAPRSQQALDLALKTPRNDSRNWMADYGSQLRDNALMLSLLEEYKLLPDAQNTLLNALSEEAFSQRWLSTQESNALFLAGRSLQTLSGAWQATTSLSDTTLSGDKPQLQNLNGDQLGALQVTNTGVAPLWVRLDSTGYPEYAPQPSSNVLQVERHILATDGSTKSLSSLKSGELVLVWLEVKASQNVPDALVVDLLPAGLELENQNLANSSASLQDSGSEVQNLLSQMQQADIQHMEFRDDRFVAAVPVNEGQPVTLVYLARAVTPGTYQVPVPMVESMYVPQWRATGAASGPLIVVP; translated from the coding sequence ATGAAACCGTTTCGCTTAGCCGCGATTGCTCTCGCGCTACTTACCACGTTCACGCTTGTCGGCTGTGATAACAGCGATGAAAAACCTCAGGCAGCGGCTCCCGCAGCATCTACCGCCACGACGCCAAAAGCACCGGAAAAACCAGACGCAGAAAAGCTGGCAAAACTGGCCGCACAGAGTCAGGGGAAAGAGCTGACCCTGCTGGATGCCTCCGAAGTCCAGCTTGACGGTGCCGCCACGCTGGTGCTGACCTTCTCTGTTCCATTGAATCCCGATCAGGATTTCGCCAAAACGGTGCATGTGGTTGATAAAAAAAGCGGCAAAGTGGACGGGGCGTGGGAACTTGCACCAAACCTGAAAGAGCTGCGCCTGCGCCACCTGGAGCCAAACCGTAATCTGGTCGTTACCGTTGAACGTAATCTGCAGGCGCTGAACAAAGCGACTTTTGGTATTGATTACGAAAAAGCCCTGACCACAAGAGATGTTGAACCGACCGTGGGTTTCGCCAGCCGTGGCTCGCTGCTGCCGGGTAAAGTCGTTGAAGGTCTGCCGGTGATGGCGCTTAACGTCAATAATGTGGATGTGAACTTCTACCGCGTGAAGCCGGAGTCACTGGCCTCGTTTGTCAGCCAGTGGGAATACCGTAACTCCCTGACCAACTGGGAGTCTGACAATCTGCTGAAGATGGCTGAGCTGGTTTATACCGGTCGTTTTGACCTTAACCCGGCGCGCAACACGCGTGAAAAACTGCTGCTGCCGCTGCGGGATATTAAGCCGCTTCAGCAGTCTGGCGTCTACATTGCGGTGATGAACCAGGCCGGGCACTACAACTACAGCAATGCCGCCACGCTCTTTACCTTAAGTGATATTGGGTTGTCCGCTCACCGTTATCATAATCGTCTGGACATCTTCACCCAGAGCCTGGAAAACGGCGCGGCACAATCTGGTGTGACCGTTACGCTGCTGAACGATAAAGGGCAGACCCTTGCTGAGGCAAACAGCGATGCGGACGGTCATGCAAAACTCGAAACTGATAAAGAGGCGGCGTTGGTTCTGGCGAGCAAGGACGGCCAGACCACGCTGCTCGACCTCAAACTCCCGGCGCTTGACCTGGCGGAGTTTGATATTGCGGGTGCGCCAGGATACAGCAAACAGTTCTTTATGTTTGGCCCGCGCGATCTCTATCGTCCGGGTGAAACGGTGATCCTCAATGGCTTACTGCGCGACAGCGACGGTAAGCCGTTGCCTGCGCAGCCGATAAAACTTGATGTGCTGCGTCCGGACGGGCAGGTGGCACGCACCACCGTTATCCAGCCGGAAAACGGTCTTTATCGCTTTAACTATCCGCTCGACAGCGGGGCGCAGACCGGCATGTGGCATATCCGCGCCAATACGGGCGATAACCTGCAGCGTCTGTGGGACTTCCATGTTGAAGATTTTATGCCGGAGCGGATGGCACTGAACCTGACGGGACAAAAAGCGCCAGTTTCACCGCAGGATGATGTGGACTTTAACGTGGTGGGATATTACCTGTATGGTGCACCCGCTAACGGTAATACGCTGCAAGGCCAGCTTTTCCTGCGGCCGTTACGTGAGGCCGTCGCTGCGTTGCCGGGCTTCCAGTTTGGTGATATCGCCGAGGAGAACCTGAGCCGCAGCCTGGACGAGGTTCAGCTTACGCTGGATGATCAGGGCCGCGGCCAGGTCACAACCGAAAGTCAGTGGAAAGAGGTGCACTCCCCGCTGCAACTGATCCTGCAGGCCAGCCTGCTTGAGTCGGGCGGTCGTCCGGTGACGCGTCGCGCTGAGCAGGCTATCTGGCCCGCAACGACATTGCCAGGCATCCGCCCGCAGTTCGCCAGCAAGGCGGTTTACGACTATCGCACTGATACCACCATCAACCAGCCTATCGTTGATGAAAACGGCAATGCCAGCTTTGACATCGTTTATGCCGATGCCAGTGGGTCTAAAAAAGCCGTTTCCGGGCTACAGGTACGTCTGATCCGCGAGCGTCGTGACTACTACTGGAACTGGTCAGAGAGCGATGGCTGGCAGTCTCAGTTTGATCAAAAAGATCTGGTTGAAGGCGAGCAGGAACTGACCCTCAAGGCCGATGAAACGGGAAAAGTCACCTTCCCGGTGGAGTGGGGCTCTTATCGCCTGGAAGTCAAAGCACCTGACGAAATGGTGAGCAGTGTGCGCTTCTGGGCTGGCTACAGTTGGCAGGATAACAGCGACGGCACGGGCGCGGCGCGTCCTGACCGCGTGACCCTGAAACTGGATAAACCGTCCTACCAGCCAGGCGACACCCTCAAACTGCATATCGCCGCTCCGGCTGCGGGTAAAGGCTACGCGATGATCGAATCCAGCGAGGGGCCGCTGTGGTGGAAAGAGATCGACGTACCGGCAAACGGCCTTGATCTGGATATTCCGGTCGATAAAACCTGGAAACGTCACGACCTCTACCTCAGCACACTGGTGGTGCGTCCTGGCGATAAATCCAAATCCGCTACGCCGAAACGTGCGGTTGGTCTGCTGCATCTGCCGATGGGCGACGAGAATCGCCGCCTGAACATCGCGCTGGAAAACCCGCAGAAGATACGTCCAAACCAGACGCTGTCCGTGAAGGTAAAAGCCAGTGTGAAAGAGGGGGCCGTACCTCAAAAAGTGAATGTGCTCGTTTCAGCGGTAGACAGCGGTGTACTGAATATTACTGATTACGTCACGCCAGATCCGTGGCAGGCGTTCTTCGGCCAGAAGCGCTACGGCGCGGATATCTACGATATCTACGGCCAGGTGATTGAAGGGCAGGGACGTATGGCTGCCCTGCGATTCGGTGGTGACGGTGACGAGCTGAAGCGCGGCGGTAAACCGCTGGTGAACCACGTCACGATCATCGCCCAGCAGGCGCAACCGGTAGCGCTGGATGCCAATGGTGAAGGCACCATTACGCTGCCGATTGGTGATTTCAATGGTGAGCTGCGTCTGATGGCGCAGGCATGGACGGAAGACGATTTCGGCAGCAGTGAGAGCAAGGTGATTGTGGCCGCACCGGTTATCACCGAACTTAACACGCCGCGCTTCCTGGCAAGTGGCGATACTTCACGGCTGACGCTTGATCTGACCAACCTGACCGACCAGCCGCAAACGCTGAACATTGCATTAACGGCGTCCGGTAAGCTGGCACTTGAAGGGGCGCAGCCCCAGCCGGTACAGCTCCCGCCTGGCGCGCGCAGTACGATGTTTATTCCTGTACGTGCGCTGGATGGTTATGGCGACGGGGAACTTACCGCTCAGGTGACGGGCCTTCAACTGCCTGGTGAGACGTTTACACCGCAGCAGAAGAGCTGGAAAATTGGTGTGCGTCCGGCCTTCCCGGCGCAGACGGTGAATACTGGTGCCATGCTGAACCCAGGCGAGTCCTGGATCGCACCAGCACAGCATATCAACGGTTTCTCTTCGGCAACGTTGCAGGGGCAACTGTTGCTCAGCGGCAAACCGCCTCTCAATCTGGCGCGTTATATTCGCGAACTGCAGGCCTATCCTTACGGATGTCTGGAGCAAACCACCAGCGGTCTGTTCCCGTCGCTCTATACCAACGCGGCGCAGCTGGCAGCGCTTGGCATCAAAGGTGATACGGACGATAAACGTCGTGCGGCTATTGATCTCGGTATCTCCCGCCTGCTGCAAATGCAGCGTGACGACGGCGGTTTCGCGCTGTGGGATAAAAACGGCCCGGAAGAATACTGGCTGACAGCCTATGTAACAGATTTCCTCGTTCGAGCAGGAGAGCAAGGCTATAGCGTCCCCACTGATGCGGTAAACAACGCTAACAACCGACTGCTGCGCTATCTGCAGGACCCAGGCATGATGTCCATCCGCTATAGCGACGACACGCAGGCTAGTAAGTTTGCCGTGCAGGCTTATGCTGCGCTGGTGCTGGCGCGTCAGCAAAAAGCACCGCTTGGTGCATTGCGTGAGATCTGGGAGCGCCACGCGCAGGCCGCTTCCGGTCTGCCGCTGATGCAACTGGGTATGGCGCTCAAATTGATGGGTGACGCACCACGCAGCCAGCAAGCGCTGGATCTGGCTCTCAAGACGCCGCGTAACGACAGCAGAAACTGGATGGCGGATTACGGCAGTCAGCTTCGCGACAACGCACTGATGCTTTCCCTTCTGGAAGAGTACAAGCTACTGCCGGATGCGCAGAACACACTGCTAAACGCCTTGTCTGAAGAGGCGTTTAGCCAGCGCTGGCTATCCACGCAGGAGAGCAATGCGCTATTCCTGGCCGGACGTTCGCTGCAAACCCTCTCAGGGGCATGGCAGGCCACAACCTCACTTTCTGATACCACCTTAAGCGGCGATAAGCCGCAGCTACAAAACCTGAACGGCGACCAGCTTGGCGCGCTGCAGGTCACCAACACTGGTGTCGCGCCGCTGTGGGTGCGCCTGGACAGCACCGGTTATCCGGAATATGCACCTCAGCCGTCTTCTAATGTCTTGCAGGTTGAACGTCATATTCTGGCGACAGACGGCAGCACGAAATCCCTCTCTTCTCTCAAGAGCGGCGAACTGGTGCTGGTGTGGCTTGAGGTCAAAGCCAGCCAGAATGTGCCGGATGCGCTGGTGGTTGACCTGCTTCCGGCAGGGCTGGAGCTGGAAAATCAGAACCTGGCGAACAGCAGCGCCAGCCTGCAGGACAGCGGCAGCGAAGTGCAGAACCTGCTCAGCCAGATGCAGCAGGCGGATATTCAGCATATGGAATTCCGTGACGATCGCTTTGTGGCGGCAGTACCAGTCAATGAAGGTCAGCCGGTCACGCTGGTCTATCTGGCTCGTGCCGTAACGCCGGGTACCTACCAGGTGCCGGTTCCGATGGTCGAGTCCATGTATGTTCCGCAGTGGCGGGCAACGGGGGCGGCCAGTGGTCCGCTGATTGTTGTTCCTTAA